The DNA window AAAATATAAAACTCTTAAGTGAAGGTGTATAACCTCAAAGACAATAGATAAATAGCTATCATTCGAAAATGAAGACACTGAATCTCTAAATTCTCTCCAAATTAACTACTCTGGATATTAGCCTTATCTTCTGAGTTCTTTTCCAACCTGGAAAAAGCAGATTTGCTCTTTTAGAGTCCTTTGTTTAGATTCCATTTGTCAAAGGATCTGCTGTTAATGCCTGACAGATTTGAAGCTGAGGGTCTCAGGAATTATAATGCATTCATCAGCACGGAATTTCTAAAACAACTAATCTAAGAACAAGAGGTCATGAAAATGACTCCATTTATCTTGCTTCGTCTTCCTTAGGCATCGCCATCCCAGTCCCTATTAAAGGGATAGAGAAGGATGTGATTAACCCAGACAACATCACCTGCGCGCTGAAGAAGGAACGCTTTGGCAACTTCATGCTCTTTGGCTCGCTGGCTGCGTTCTTTGCACCTCTTGCGATCATGATAGTCACCTACTTTCTTACTATTCATGCCTTACGAAAGAAAGCTTACTTGGTCAAAAACAAGCCACCTCAGCGCCTAACTTGGTGGACTGTGTCCACTGTTTTCCAAAGAGAAGAATCATCCTTTTCCTCACCCGAAAAGGTTGCAATGCTGGATGGTTCTCACAAGGATAAAACTCTACCTAACTCAAGTGATGAAACTCTTATGCGAAGAATGTCCtcagttggaaaaaaaatcagcacagACCATTTCTAATGAACAGAGAGCCTCAAAGGTCCTTGGAAttgtatttttcctctttctactTATGTGGTGTCccttttttattacaaatataaCTTTAGCGTTGTGTGATTCCTGCAACCAGGCTACTCTCAAAACGCTTCTGGAGATATTTGTGTGGATAGGTTACATTTCCTCAGGGGTGAACCCTTTGATCTACACCCTCTTCAATAAGACATTTCGGGAAGCATTCTACAGATACATCACCTGCAATTACCGGGCCACAAAGTCAGTAAAAGCCCTTAGAAAATGTTCCAGTACAATCTACTTTGGGAATTCAATGGTAGAAAACTCTAGATTTTTCACAAAACATGGAATTCGAAATGGGATCAATCCTGCCAAGTACCAGAGCCCAATGAGGCTCCGAAGTTCAACCATTCAGTCTTCATCAATCATCCTCCTAGATACACTTGTCCTCACTGAAAATGATGGTGACAAAACTGGAGAGCAAGCCAGCTATGTGTGACAGCACGGGCAGTCCTCATCTAGCTCAAGTAAGGGGATGAGCACGATGCTAGTGCACCAAGACAaatgtacagaataaaaaaatcatcTCCCGAAAGCAAGAGTTAATATTCAGATTGTCCAATTTCCTTATTTAAACAAAGTCAAAACATGGATAAAGTAGCTTTGTATGGctacaaacaaaagcaattccTACTCtggtttttaaatgaaataaaattatataaatcaataaattttagtCTTTAAAATAATCAATGTCATAAATTAAGTTCCTAATTGTATGTAAAATTGggcaaagaatgaatgaaataaaatgttaactctctaagttggttttttgtttgtttgtttgttttgttttgttttgtttaagggagggtttctctgtgtaacagttctggctgtccttagaacttgcttcatagaccaggctggccttgaactcagagatctgtctgcctttgccccccgggtgctgggattaaactgcCACCAAGGCctgactagttttttttttttttttaaatagatagatagattgattatgtatgcagtattctgcctgcaagccagaaatgggcaccagatctcattatagatggttgtgagccaccatgtggttggtgggaattgaactcaggtcctctggaagagcagccagtgctcttaactgctgagccatctctgcagttaAAAGCATAAGGCATAAACAATAGTGACATgaccaaaagacaaaaacaaatgacTGAAACAGTGACAACAGAATAGGGGGACGATGGTTCAGAGCTCACTATGAAAGAATGAGAGCCTGAGTCTGGGTCCCTTGCACCCGCATGGAAAGTGGGTATAGAAATGCCTGTCTGCAATCCTATTGCTGGTgagggcaggaggatccctgagttcaCTAGCCAGCAACTCTTGCTGAACCGATGAGCTCCACATTCAGTGAGACCTCCCTCAATCCCACAAAAATGATACAAACTGGATTTTCTTTTCcccaaaatatacatataaaaccctaaaaccaaaacaaacaacaaaaaacttacaAAAGATCATATTTGGAGGTAAATGAGAGTGGCTTTAATGTAAGTTATATGCAGTCATTTTCCTCATCAGGAAGCTATCTTGACAGAAGGGACGGAGAGGACAGTAGTTAGATGTCAGGCAATGTAACAGGCCTTAGCAGTGGAACTGCTAACAGGCATTTTGTCAGCGGAAGCAGGTCCattggaagaggaggagaaagcaaatgaaatcaCCCTTGGGTACTTGATCGGCACTATGCTCCTTTAAAGGTGTGAAAACAACATGCTAAAACTGGAACTACGGAACCCCAATGCAGAGACCTAAGTAGTAAGTGAGTGGTCTTACACAGAGGTCACCCCTGCGTGTATGTAAGCAATGATGTGGCTGAACTTCTAGTACAAAATTTTTCATTCACTGTTTGTTGTTTCACCTTGCACTAAGAGCTGGAAATGAGTCCAATCTGTACTGGATAGCTGACTGAACGTAGAAATGATCTTTAGTTTAGCTGTACCTCAGGTTTTGCATCTACATTTTGTGCCATCCTTAGCAGGGATCAGCAAACAGCATCAGTTCTACTGACTGCTGGGGCATTCACTCAATGCAAAACAAATCTAGGCTGGAGGAGATGGCCATGAAGATGAGCCCATGTCTTGGCTTTGCCATCTAAAGCTGAGCTGTACTTATACTTTGACCTCCTGCTCTATCATTGAGCCTTTCTAGGCAATTGAGTTTAGGATAATTAATTACCTTATAAAATGTGCGGGATGCATAATGTCAGTGTAAGTAAATCAGACATATACTCCTCTAAGGAAGAATCTTTTCCAGAACATGGGTGTACAGACCCCAATATGTACATATACGTATGGGCTCTGAATCATCTGCCAGGcaaattttacttaatttatcATGAAAGCAACTATGCACTTTCCCCTAGTGGTCTTAAAAACAGGATACAGATATAATAGttcagttaaaaaaacaaacaaataacaacaaatatcaaaataatttataCTTCCCTACCCccaaaatagattaaaaaaacaaaagccagacacagagaaaaaaaatcattctgtttTGGTTTGAGGTTATAATCTGATGAGTCTGCCATATGTTATGATTTATATTCTTGTCATAGTAAACAGattatttcctttcccttcctgatTCTATAGATTAAAGCCAGGGCCTCATGAAAGCCAAGACAAGTGTCTTATTGCAAAGCCACTCCCCTAACCTAAGGTGGCTACTGTCAGGCACCACACTGATAATACTCTAAGCTGTACATTTTATACACCCAGAAGCACATACAATTGTTTTAGAAATTCTAAACACAGTTACTGGCAGTTACCAGTAATACTACCAAAGCACTGCCAAACATGCTCTATACTGTTTGCAGGTTTCCATTACTGCACACctacaaaaacaataacagaatCTATAAACTAGCTTCAGCTATTAAAGTATCTTTGACTTTATCTATAGCTAGTGAGATGATTCTAGTATTTCCAGATAGTCTATTgattaaaatataacattattaTCAACTATTTGTGAAAAGGAACAACACAGTTTAAAAATTTTACTGctatttaattgaaatttctattttatgacttttttttttttagaaaaagacagGTCTTAGTATATGTAGCCAAGGTTAGTCTTAAATTTATGATCTTCCTGaaggtgggattacaggcatatacaaCCATGATGTCTatcaactttttatttatttatttatttatttttttggttttttgagacagggtttctctgtggctttggagcctgtcctggaactagctcttgtagaccaggctggtctcgaactcacacagatccgcctgcctctgcctcccgagtgctgggattaaaggcatgcgccaccacagcccggctctatcaactttttaaaacctatattttgtttgtttggttttggatttttgtcttttgatgcagcgctagggatcaaactcagggtcttgCAGATGACGAAAATTGCCCTACCACTGAGATCAATCCCCAGTCCTACTTTGCCACTGATCATCATAATCATTATAAGCGAATAATAGTTTCCaaatctgagccgggcggtggtggcgcacgcctttaatcccagcacttgggaggcagaggcaggcggatctctgagttcgaggccagcctggtctacaagagctagttccaggacaggctctagaaactacagggaaaccctgtctcaaaaaaacccccctcaaaaaaaaaaaaatagtttccaaaTCTGGAGAAAAGACTGAGAATAGTATAACTGCACGGTCTATCTTGTGAAGAAAGGGAATAATACAGATGAGAATTATACACAGAGATAATTTCATTTCAATtgagaaagaataaatgtttttgatATTTATGTCCAATTAGCATATCTAaagatctgtttttgtttttataaatcaaGACGAAATAAATCCTTTAGACGTGGTATAAGCTAAATGACTGAAAGTTATTTTAAGAGATCAGAGATGAtggtatatacctgtaatcctagcacttggaaggctgaggcaggatgattatgaagccagcctgggctacacagtcatagtgagttggaagccagcctggaacAAGAACCTGGCTCAAAACCAAACCCTGACTatcagaggaaagggaaagacaaAACAGTgagctctggagagatggctcagcagttaagaacatgtgTTGCGGGCTTAGGATCAGGGTCTGGAGAAGGGGTTGTCTCGAGGCGCCATGTCGGGCCGGGAAGGTGGCAAAAAGAAGCCCCTGAAACAGCCCAAGAAGCAGACCAAGGAAATGGACGAGGAAGATAAGGCTTTCAAGCAGAAACtaaaagaggagcagaagaaacTCGAGGAGCTAAAAGCCAAGGCCACGGGAAAGGGACCCCTGGCCACAGGTGGAATTAAGAAATCTGGCAAAAAGTAAGCTGTTCCTCATATCTGAGATGATGGTGACCCTCTTCCATTCCTATTTAAACATCTGGATTCCCTGCCATAACATCTTTGCCATCTACAGCTAGAATGAAGTGTTATCCTGGAGCCTGTTAAACATCTGGATTCCCGACTATAACATCATTGCCACCTATAGTTAGAATGAAGTGTTATCCTGGAGCCTGTTGTACATTgtaataaacttttttaaaaaaaaaaataataataaaataaataatacaaaaaaaaaaaaaagaacatgtgctgcttttgcagaaggaCTTAGGAtccactcccagaacccacatcagtggctcacaactctaaGTAGATCTGATACCCGGTACTGACCTCTGAGGTTTCTGCACAcgtgtgatgcacatacatacatgcaggtaaaatagtttaaaaaaaagcctAGAGCACAATATTTGAAAGTAAATGATGTCACATGAGGAAACATAAGAATTTTAGACAAGACAGACACTTCTCAAATATTAAAGGAAACTGAGAATAATATTCTATTAGTGCTTCTTCAAGGAAGACAGAGCTCTGACAAAAGTAAAGGGGAGAGAAAGCTAGATTTATCATGAGACTATTTGGAATCTAAGGCTCATCATTTAGCTCCACAATGCAAACTTTGTGAAATTTAATAGTCTCAGTGTAAAAAAAATACGTATATAATAtaggccaacaagatggcttagtaggGAAAGGCactttgctgccaaacctgacgaCTTTcgtttgatctctgggacccacgtggtacAAGAGAATTGACTCTCACATTTTTCCTTTCACTTTCACAagtgcatggtggtgcacacatgcccacagacatacacatacaaggaagtaataaaacatttaaaaagagtaTTTACTGATTTCTAAGTTCTTTTCacctttaaaaaatcttatttggaaaaaaatgtattgaagtaaaatttaaagaacTTACTTTTAAACTCTTGTTCCCTAAACTAATTGACCACATtcaattttcttcatctataaaaatgttttaagcaagaTACTCAACACTTCCTAGTCCCTACCTCTTCAAGAAGGTATTCTGGAAGAAAACTCATCAAGGTCCTTTAAGCCACACACAGGGTATACACCTGTAACCTCTGCTACTTAGGAAGCGGAGGCAGGAAAACCACTTGAGCccgagttcaggaccagcctgggtaacacagaacatacacatacatcatttGACTCACTAGCGCCACCTGACTATCATGATGGGAAAGGAGCTTACAAACAAAAGATAGCTCACAGGCGACACCCGCTGCTGAAACTGGGATTTAGCACATGTATGAGCCATAGTTaagagacaaaaaaattaaaaaagcagatattacagaaaactgaacagaaaaatgttattttaattctcaaattcacaatgttttttttttcagacacgCAGAAGCAACTTTACAGGCATCCCTCTGAACTTCGATATGTTCAGGTATTGAAACTTTTAtgtaaaaaatagaatgaaaacagAATCTGAAGCTAAAAATTATTACCTGAATAAAATGAAGCCAAGCGATTCTACTGCTGCTCTCCTGACATCATCATTAACATCACTCACCTAGGGGGAAAATTTAAGACGATTGTAACACACATTATAATACACACTCCATTAATACACTGAGATAAACATCATCACTCAAATGTAAATTAGGCCTTAATAATATTTTTGGTAAGTTTTTTCTTTACTaagtatataaaaacatatatacctcaaatatatacagtaaataaatttaaaaaataataacacatgtagtttttttttccttttttgagacaggggttcactgtagttttagagcctgtcctggaactagctcatgtagtttttaaaagtctttcctagttcacctttaatcccagcatgaggaaagcagagaaggtgtatctctgtgagtttgagataaAAATTATCTTCATATGATGTTCAAGGCTAACCAGtgtctctcaaaaaataaaataaaataaaataaaaacccctcttttcttaatttgaaaaacTAAATCAAAGAATTCCACATTGAAGCTTCTTAGTTAGAAGCCTTTGTGGCCTGGTGAGGTTATGGTTCAGAACCACTTAAGGCTAATTCAGCTGCGTTACAGCTTTTGTGGGCATAAGAACACTCAAGCATTCCTTTGATGTTTCCAAATGATATGCCCCAagacctgatgtgggattcccctctgaatgctgtgaatatcactggttaatatagaaactgtcttgagcccatgatagggcagaacttaggtaggtgggggggaactaaactgaatgctgggagaaaggaggcggagtaagagagaagtcatgtagtccCACCAGAGCCAgtcggaactttacccagtaagctactgccacatggcgatacacagattactagaaatgggttaaattaagatgtaagagttagtcaataagaagctagagctaatgggccaagcagtgattcaaataatacagtttctgtgtgattattatgggagtctgggtggccgggaaatgaacaagcagtcctTCTTACAACAAAGATCCAGCAAAATACAAATGTTTACAATATAATGCACACTATGCTGACtatggtggtctgaatgaaaatggcccccatagggctCACAGGGATGGCACTATTGGgaagtatggtcttgttggaggaagtatgtcactggaggtgggctttggggtttcagaagcccaagccaggcccagtgtcacactctcttcctgctgcccacagaacaggactctcaactacttctctaACATTATGTCTGTTTATatgccaccatgatgacaatggaacTCTAAACAAGCCCTAAATGTTTtcgagttgctgtggtcatggtgtctcttcacagcaatagaaccttaACTAGGACAAGGATTTGCcaaatggtggtggcatatgtctttaattccagcactcaggaggcaaacacaggtggatctctgaatttgaggcaagcctggtctacagagtgagttccaggtcagccagggctacacaatgaaatcctatctcaaacaacaataacaacaacaacaacctccaccaccaccaccaaacaagaGAATGGTCAAGCACAGATGCTAACAGAGTAGGACAAGAGTATATCTTAGTAGAGATAAATATCCTCTCTGCCTCGGAAGTGAGGctgttttcccttttcccattGTCAAGATGGTAGAAACCCATGAAGTTAAACGTGGAATGAAAACTATTTGAGCTGgcaacattatttttaatgaactacagTCTAGATTGAGAAGAGTGTGGGAAGGCTGTTGGCAAGCACAGGCATCAGATGTACTGTGCAGGAGACCTCTTGAAACAGCATGTTCCTAGTTAGTGGTACCTAAAGCTAATTGCACTGGCTAGAAAAAATGGTGTCTTGACAGTCTTTAAATCGGCCTATTTTAGAATGACTACATATTCTTATGATCTTGTCTCTTACAAATGAGAATGCTCCTTGGGGTagaatttcagaaaatatatttgactGTTTATGAGGACGATTAATGCTGACATAGtactattctattttatttctgaaaatctacTGAATTATGGATTACTGTGTTCAATAAATGAGAATCTAAGCTTGAGACCACTGATGATGATCATTTATATGATAATATGGTATAGATAGCCTACATCTCTACTGTCCACCTGCAAACTTGCCCTTCCACTTTACCCCTAAAAAATATCAGCATACTTACAGCAACATGTAGCAAGCGTCGAATAGCTTTGTTGTTACCAGAGCCACAATAAGCCATGGCTACAGTATACATTCCAGACCTTCGAAGAATTGGGTCCTGAAAAAGAATAATTCCAATTAATCCTCAATTTACTTCCAAGAGTGGTTATTGGTGGGCATTGTGAAGGAAGCCTGTAGTCCCATCTGTCTGGGAGGCTCAGATGGTAGATTTGTGTCCAGCTGTTACAGGACAACCTGGGCAATGCAGTGAATCCCCCTCTGAAAACAAACACCTCAGATTTTGAAGCACAGACCCCAGGCAGACTTGTTTAATGTACGAACCATGAACCTTAAAACTATTCATTTGTGATTGGTAGTTTGCAAAGTGAATGGGGAAACTAAACTCTCAATAAAAGAAGAATtggtgtattttttgtttttgttttttttccaagagagggtgtctctgtatagctctggttgtcctgtatcttactctgtagaccaaactggccttgaactcacagagatcctcctgcctttgcctccctagtgttaggattaaaggcgtgcgccatcaccataTTCTAATTTGCTTTTTCCTTATTCTTGAGCACTGCATGGAAGAAATGTGGAATCCAATAGATTAACACATTAATTAGTAATCCAGCCAATAAACAATAATATATTGATTGCATTACAATTAATTACAGATGTACTGTGCAGGAGACCTCTTGAAACAGCATGTTCCTAGTTAGTGGTACCTAAAGCTAATTGCACTGACTAGAAAAAATGGTGTCTTGACAGTCTTTAAATCTGCCTATTTTAGGATGACTACATATTCTTATGATCTTGTCTCTTACAAATGAGAATGCTTCTTGGGGTagaatttcagaaaatatatttgactGTTTATGAGGACGATTCATGCTGACATAGtactattctattttatttctgaaaatctacTGAATTATGGATTACTGTGTTCAATAAATGAGAATCTAAGCTTGAGACCACTTAAGAAGAGTGTAACTCTTGCTACTTTCTGCACATAATACCATCATATAAATAAGATATCAGAAAATCTTTACTCAAGTAAGTATAAAGAAGGCCAGTTTTctgatgaaaaaataataaacattatacCTTATTAAAGGActattaagccaggcagtggaagtgcatgtccttaatcccagtacacatgaaacagagacaggtggatctttgtgagtctacagagctagttttaagacagccagggctatacaaagaaaccctgtctcgttaccagtgcaggcctttaatcccagcaacagtaaagcagagacaagtgggtccctgtgagttcaaggccagcatggtctacaaagtgagttccaggacagctatgtctgttacacaaagaaaacctctctcaaaaaacaaaacaaaacaaaacaactgtctTGGGATGTGGGAAGGACTATTAAAGCATAAAAAAGGTTACAGAATGAGAACGTAGGGGAGAAAACAAATAAGATCTCACCTTATCACGGCAGAGAGATTCAATGAGAGCATCAGCCTCTTCCATCCTTCCATACATCACTAATGCAATGCCAACTGCTAGACCACGAAGAATCTTCTCATGCTGAGTTTCTTGTGCATAGCCAACCATATCCTCAATAGCCTGGGCATTTTTAGAACCTAACATAACCAAACCTAAGGCCAGGCCAGCTGCCTCCCCtggagtaagaagtaaaataACGAGCAACAGTAATGTTTATagagccaaaaaaataaaaaaataaaaaccatatccAATTGAAAGTTGTACCAATTATCAAAACAACCATTAGCCTAAcctaaatttttagtttttaggaACTAAAAAATAACTTGAGGtttaatttatgtgtgttctgcctggatgtatgtatgtacaacCACATactgcctggtgcctacagaggtcaaaattcctagaactggagttatgagcaGTTCTaagataccatgtgggtgctggggaccaaacataGGCCTTCtgtaagagtaacaagtgcttttaaccactgagttatgtCCCCAGCCCTtgccaccttaaaaaaaaaacccaactttttattattatctatttatttgcatgtatgtgtgtttctacatatatgcacatgtctgAGAAGGTCAAAGGGTGTTGTATCCCCCaaagctggtattacaggcagttgtgagctgtctgatgtagGTGCTGAACTCTGGACCTAAGATCAAtatgagctcttaactgctgagccatctttctccaacagcaattttaaaaaatgggacacaTCTTTTATAGCTTTTAAATGCAGCATCAAATCTTGTAATAAAGTCAAGAGATATTATGGCaacttttcttgtttgctttaaaaCATTATCACCAAACACCAAGGAATATTCTCAGGACACAAATagctctctttaaaaactttctaTTTGCACAAGTTACTTCTGTCAGAGCACTCTGCATATGCCCCTTTAGAAAGTCTACGTTAGAAAAAAAGTATTAAGATAAACCTGCTTAACGGAGCAAAATCTGCTCCCTCTTCAGCAAGAGAAACCCACTAAATTTTTAGGACAACACTAGCCTTCTCCATCCTGTCCAATGCAATGCcaactgcaaaacaaaaaacGACAACAAAATgcccaaaacaaaaactaaacaaaaaaacaaaaaactagaattTCTTCAtctccagtttttaaaagaagactataaaagacaaaaaaaaaaaaaactccaacaaACCCACAATTCTATTAATCATGAAGATTGTTGTATCAGTAACAAATGTTTACCTGTCACAGCATCATCCTGATAAAGGTTTGTTTTCAGCAAATCATACACATCTTGACGAGCAGTTCCCATTGCAGCCAAACCAAGGCCCAGACTGCCTCCATGTCTAACAATCTAGGGCAAAAAGCGTTGGTTCCAATAATTTAGAACACAGTACTTAAAATCCAAACTTAAATTCTAAAGAACACATGCGTGATAACCTaggctagtttcaaactcactgtgtagctaaggatgatcttgaactgtTTGATCCTTCTACTTCTCAATTGTCAAAAAATATTTTGACGAGAAACATACAGAGGATGGCTCAGTAAGAAAGAtcagagaatcaggagttccaTGGTAACTTCAGCAATTTTAGTTATGATGTCTGCTGGTGCACACAGTGACTGGAGAA is part of the Arvicola amphibius chromosome 8, mArvAmp1.2, whole genome shotgun sequence genome and encodes:
- the LOC119820514 gene encoding translation machinery-associated protein 7-like — translated: MSGREGGKKKPLKQPKKQTKEMDEEDKAFKQKLKEEQKKLEELKAKATGKGPLATGGIKKSGKK
- the Htr2b gene encoding LOW QUALITY PROTEIN: 5-hydroxytryptamine receptor 2B (The sequence of the model RefSeq protein was modified relative to this genomic sequence to represent the inferred CDS: deleted 1 base in 1 codon) gives rise to the protein MKLVAEEPGTRVHWEALLMLMVIIPTIGGNILVILAVSLEKRLQYATNYFLMSLAVADLLVGLFVMPIALLTIMFEAIWPLPLVLCPAWLFLDVLFSTASIMHLCAISVDRYIAIKKPIQANQCNSRATTFIKITVVWLISIGIAIPVPIKGIEKDVINPDNITCALKKERFGNFMLFGSLAAFFAPLAIMIVTYFLTIHALRKKAYLVKNKPPQRLTWWTVSTVFQREESSFSSPEKVAMLDGSHKDKTLPNSSDETLMRRMSSVGKKSAQTISNEQRASKVLGIVFFLFLLMWCPFFITNITLALCDSCNQATLKTLLEIFVWIGYISSGVNPLIYTLFNKTFREAFYRYITCNYRATKSVKALRKCSSTIYFGNSMVENSRFFTKHGIRNGINPAKYQSPMRLRSSTIQSSSIILLDTLVLTENDGDKTGEQASYV